The genomic segment gatatatatatttttcataataaatattttttttatataatatgaaaaaataaattattggttgcaaaaaataagaattttgaaaatattgTCACAATGTAATTGGTTATATGAACACTTTTcttaaaatgtaaaaatatatttattgaagaaataaatcataaaataatataatatataaacaataaaaagaatataataatatatatatataatatgatattgaAAAGGTATCAAAAATATGCATGcaatattttatgtaataattttttgtattaattatatatatgaaaaaaaaaaaaaaaaaaaggatatttctttttattttctttttagagTGTTTAAATTTTCTCAcatctattattattatagcaATCGTTTTTAAggaatttattataatataaaaaatgtacattaaaaaaaaagattattttattttttttttttacttttttataattaatataattttttttttaacggttgcaatattaaaatatttttatgactCTAAATAATAactgaataatataatattgttgTTGAAAggtaaaaagaaataaaaaactttttaaaactttttttttttttttttttttcttataacgGCATAAAATTATAGAGTAATTATTTTCTGaaaacattattattctttaatataaattatataggtacattgtgttttttttttttattttcttcatttctaAAATAAAAGGTATACAACTATTAGTATAAAggtaaattatatgtatttattcattataaaaattgttataatatttatatgaattgtattaataatatatatatatatatatatatatatatatatatattattacatttttagataataaatttgaagaaaaagatataatacaaaatggCACAAGTATTTGAAGAATGTGTTTCCTTTATCAACGGATTACCTAGAACTATAAATTTGCCCAATGAACTTAAGttagatttatataaatattataagcaGAGCACCATAGGTAATTGTAATATAAAGGAACCAAGcgcacataaatatattgatagaaaaaaatatgaagctTGGAAATCTGTGGAAAATTTAAATAGAGAAGATGCACAAAAAAGATATGTGGATATTGTTAGTGAAATATTTCCATATTGGCAAGATGGGGAATAATTTgttcatatgtatatatggtgatctttttttttttttttctttcttaaaTAATTTCTGAAAAtgaatgtatattatatattcgttgtaattatatattttttaagttGTTTCATTTCgttatatttgtaaattttttttgaagtaccattttttatattataataaataaaaaaatatatgtataaatatatatatatatatatatataacacaaaAAATGTTGTATGAtgtaatcattttttaaatattagaatgaaaaatatttattgaaaaggaaaataacattttatataaatattttaaaagtaataattattaatactttttaaatatattaaatgcgATAGGGAccgataaaatataaaaattgtacgataataatagtaggatgctgaaaaaaatattttttaaaaataaatattatattttaaatttattacaaaaaaaagaaaaaaataaaataaaaaatgggaAATTCacgatattttttaaattttaacaataatattaatatgttttgATAAacgtaatataattatattatatatatatatatatgtgtatatgttataatttaGCGCATATATATTGAGAACCACGTGGTTCccaaaatttattataaatataaggaCACCATATAAAATTGaatatataagtaatatatcaatttcttttttataattaaaaaagtaaatacattattattattattattattattattattttcattatgacaaaaacaaaaaaaataaatgcatcaaaatttatatttttaaaatatattatataattaatatatgaatatattgtAAATTTCGGTTTAGAACTtgcaatattaataaaaaaaagttgaATATGTTACCATTTATActgttattataaaatatcataTGTTAGTAATAAGTATGTGTGCTTTCATAcagtatataataatattaatatatattttttattttttttacatcatatatattataagattatatatcaatatcAAACACATTATTTAGGTGTTgcatttgttattataattaaataatatcaaaagatataataaaacgtTGAACATATGTTGCTTAAgtatatgaaataattatattatttgaattatttatttatttttataaatatatattaacataatataataaaaactgttgtatttatttatttatatatttatatatttatagcttatcatatttatgttataaaaaaaaaaaatgcgtATTGTATACATTATGTGTagcatatttattaatttattttatttgttaccATGCTTTAGTCAAATTAGTTTTGTAGATAATATATACGCAGAAATATGTGAGGATCCAGTAAATAAAGACGAATCAAGTGTATATTGTATAAAAGATCATAAGAATAAAGCttctttatatgtttataaacatattataaagatattGTTATCTAAATATggattaaattataataaaattgcaATAGTAGAACATTCTCATGGTAAACCAATAAATTACATTACATATTcagatttttttaaaaaggtaTTATCCTTTAGTCACAATTTATGTACTTATGAAGGGAAAGGTATTGAAAGTCAATCATATAAGGAAATACGAAATGATGGTAAGTTTAAGTTATTAGGTTTGTATGGAAGTAATTCCATTAATTGGCTAGTTTCTGATTTGGGATCTATGATTAGTGGCGTTACCACATTAGTATTGCATTCGAAATTTAGTATAGATGTAATTGTAggtatattaaatgaaaccAAGTTAGAATGGATATGTGTAGATTTAGATTTGGTTGAAGGCATATTGGAACGTAAGAAAGATTTACCTTATTtgaaaaatgttataatattagATACTTTAATTAAAActaaaaacataaatataaatttggaAGAagagaatgaaaaaaataattgtaataatagtagaaataataataataaagaattctttaataaaaaggaagataATAAATTGGTTTCTTTGTCatatgataatgaaaaaatagaaaaaattaatgacTTAAAAAAGAGAGTCCATCATACTgggataaatattatattatttgatgatatgataaaaaaaaaaaggcatACCGTATATGCgtattaaaaatgaagatcCAGATTTCATTACGTCAATTGTTTATACATCTGGAACGTCTGGAAAACCAAAAGGGGTTATGTtaagtaataaaaattttttcaaTACAGTAATACCACTTTGTGATAATAGTATACTAGTAAAATATTCTCCCAAATCGCATTTATCGTATTTACCTATTTCTCATGTATATGAAAGAATTCTTGTTTACCTTTCTTTTATGAAAGGCATTAGAATAGATATATGGAgtaaagatataaattatttttctgAGGACATTTACAACACCAAAGGAAATATAATAGCAGGGGTAcctaaaatattttcaagaATGTATACAAGCATTATGAATGAAATAGATAATTTACCATTTCTGAAAAGATGTATGGTGAAAGGTGTTTTATCATTAGGTAAATCACCTAGTTATGATATAACATCTAGTAATTTTCTTGATAAAATTGTTGGTGTTTCTTGTAGAATTAAAGAGAAAATAAATCCTAATTTGGAAGTTATAATAAATGGGGGTGGGAAATTATCAGCTCAAATTGCACGCGAATTAAGTGTATTATTAAATGTGAATACGTATCAAGTATATGGTTTAACAGAAACTAATGGAGCTATATTTGTACAAAACCACAACGATTTTGACACTGATAGTGTGGGAGGACCTATATCTCCtacaacaaaatataaagtgAAAACATGGGAAACTTATAAAGCTACTGATACATTACCTAAAGGAGAATTGCTGGTTAAAAGTGATTCAGTATTTTGTGGATACTTTTTAGAAAAGGAACTAACAAAGAATGCTTTTACTCATGATGGTTATTTTAAAACAGGAGATAttgtataaattaataaaaatggcTCGTTAAAATTTTTGGATAGATCCAAGggattaataaaattatcacATGGGGAATACATAGAAACAGATAAGttgaataatttatattcacaaatttcatttataaattattgtgTTGCTTATGGAGATGATTCTATGGATGGACCACTGGCCATTATTTCGATGGATAaaagtttattttttaaatctttaaaaaataataatatgctaGAAAGCACTGgaataaatgaagaaaattatttaaatgcaTTAACTGATGATACCATGAATGAAACAGTTTTTCTTGATTATGTTAAAGGGAAAATGATGGACGTTTACAAAGAAACAAATATGAACAGATACAATGttattaatcatatatatttaacttCAAAAGTTTGggatacatataattatcttACACCAACATTGAAGGTGAAAAGATTCCGTGTCTTTAAagattattcttttttcataGATGAagtgaagaaaatatatgagAACAAGCTCAAAAAAAGTACTATATGTAATAAagcaatattaataaatcgAAACAAAAATGTAGAAATGAAGAAAGGACTAAATGATAAGAATGAAACATCAGAGAAAAAAgtagaagaaaatattaaaaatagaaaatgtCAAAATGAAGTAAAAGAATATTCTAAGAAAGACACGAGATTAAACGTTCATAATGTAAAAGAATTAGAACggaataaatgaataaatcttgattagataaaatatttttgaatataattaaaatagaaaaaaaaaaaaaaagtaaagaaTTTACACaaggattatatatatatattatgaaaaattcaAAATTTGCCTaactttatattatttctttagtattaaatttatttatcataatttttttaatatacacatatatatatatatatatataatttgtgtTATAGTTAAATAAGTTGTATAAcatattttgataatattactattattattttaatatacttttttttttttttttttttttataagaaacataattttgatttatctacaattatattattatattattatatttgatatattattatttattttattttttatttcacattttttatcattttgtcTCTTATATTGATATAAGTGGCTTTCTTagttttaattaatattagttatacatttatgtaatggaaaattgtttttatgacaccaatatatatatatatatatatatatatatatatatatatatatatatttatttatttatttatttatttattttcatataatatatttctctttattatttgtataagataagggaaaaaaaaaatgtattctTTTATAGTTTATCAAAATTTAAAACGTTATGTAAAGTAAAATGAGCTTATTCTTATATTCcttaatatataatggaataaaagtataatatattatatattatctctatttttgtatttttattttactattatttcattttaatcGTATTTTACAAGAAActgaaatattttaaagaaatacatacatacatatatacatatgtttatatatttatgaccattttaaatatatgaataaaatgtatacatttatatttatatgtatatactttattataaaatataatttatatttttaaattagataaatgaaaaaggaaaaaaaaaaaaaaaaacattgagttttttaatttgtttttattatataatgtatattacAAAGGATTGTTTGATATATCTGTCttatcttattatatatatatataataatatttatatttatgattttatggattaaaaaaattatgttatatagGTTGATACATTTAAGataaaacattattatatatacttttattttataaactaCGAATTCTATTAAGAATacaatattaaattttaacaatatttaaaaaatagatcgtaaatgaaaaaaaaaaaaaaaaaaatgaaataagaaaaatatatttattataatacttttatttttacattcgaaatatataataaaaaaaaaaaaaaaaaagcaaaataaaattaaattgaTATAATTGTAAAGtgaatatttcatttatatatatttttaaaataattgaaTTAtccaatataaatatggatttaaatatttaaacgttttaaaataatttttttaaaataaattatatgtagaatgaataaaaatatttttacatgcaaatgttatatatttaccatttttaagataaataaataagaactgtaactttttataaatattttttttttatatagatattactgaataataattaaaacataatttattataaaacttttaaataaagaaaatttatatcattttaaaatgatatatatattaaatatatctttatatatttatataaatttttatttttgcatatatataaaaaaattaaagcatacgtaaaaaatatatatattttattataataacaaaatatttttttaataatataaaagttttcgtgtatatttttatttttttaaaattctatatattatatttttattattcgtttttctatttcaaaaaaatagtattatttataatataaatatagttttgtataaaaatttatttgtattttttctttttttcaaatatattaataaagatattatattatattattttatttgcatttgtatttatttgtttaaatattattattccaattaaaataataaaagaagaagaaaaaaaaaataaatatcatgttgaataaatatttttgtaacaAAAATATCGTGTATCCTTCTAAAGGGTATAACAACGGAAAGGCATTTATCAATTTCTTAAGATATGTTTGCTTAATGGTATATGTCATTggttttttaaatgtatttCTAGATGTAAGTTAatgaataattaattttaaatgcttatctatttatttgtatatttatttatttatttatttatatatatatttatatatttattttattattaatatttaatatatttacaaaaatatacaatatatatttattatgttatatatatatatatatatatatatatttttttttttttatagaattCGTATGAATATAATGGCTTAGTACATGTAAAATCTTTTAATAAGTATTCGAGAAATTTAACTGAAGTAAAAACTCCTAAGaatgaaaaatttaaaaagagcttttttaaaaataaaaaaaaatgtgataatgaaaatgaggtaaataataaagatactaataaaagaaatactGGTGAACCCAAAAGTTGTTGTAGTGGTAATTCTGAATCtaatcaaaatgaaaatgaaaatgatgatgcCACAAttgatataaattataacgATATATCCATACAGTTGACAAAAGAGCAATTATTTGATGTACTAAATTCACTAAAAAAAGTACCACCAAAAGAAAATCTAATTCATTTATGGAATCATACACTTggtgtaaataaaaaaggattagatgatttaataaaagatttgttaaaatattttccaaAGAATTCAATTAGCGATCGTTTTGAATTGTTAGAATTTAAAATGACGGAGGATTGTTATACAAAAATGTGGTTTGATTTTATGAGTGATTTTGGAATAGCTACAATGAATGAAACCGAACATACTAGATCTTTTTATGGATTAATCGAAAGGCAACCATCAATTGATGatataagaaattatattttttcctttttagaAGAATATGAACAGAAGTATaatgaattatatgaaaaatgcaAAAGTCAGATcttttcattaaaaaaaactaataaaaaataaatctaaatgatttatattatcatttatagtataatattagaaaatatataaataaaatgtaatatgttaaattattatttcctatttatataatataaaatatataacgttaaagtaataataacgtAATAAGGtgtttgtttttaaaaagtgttaaatattcattttacatgtttttattttatgcaATGTGTTatgtaattaaaaaaaaatatatatagtataaatataaataagtaaataaataaataaatatatatatatatatatatatatatatatatatatatatttaaaggtGCAGATGCCAgtgtatatttgtattatactAGAAAACATTTATAATCTTCTTTAATAAGGAATGTATAAAACTTAGttttaattttcttaaaGCATATATTGGTATAATTTGCTTTGTAtggaattataaaaaattattattatagaaaGATTTATAGTATTATTAAAGGTTgtctattatatttttaataaaatataggaAATACATGcatattaaatattcctACTTGattgataaaaaataagttataatatataagatataatatataaaatttttttttttttttatcgttTGGTAtaaattacatttatataagatatatttatatatatgtatatttattaaaaatattagttACATTAAtgataggaaaaaaaaaaattaaaaataaaattgtcGGTCGTATAAATACGTTAtgctaaatatatatatgtatatatttatgtataattaatttatttcaaTGGTTCTAAAGAGGAATTataaatctatatattttcatgtaatataaaaaaatataataatttccatatatataaactgaaataatattaacataaatgtgtattatgattatgtaaataaatatgaatatatatagcacatatatatatttatggattatatatgtttgtagtCTTATATACaatgtaaaataatatttatgtgcacatataattattaattaagaattcaattaaattttataatatgtataataatatatattaactaaagaaaaaaaaatatatatatatataagtagcaatatatttacttattatatatatatatatatatatatatatatatatatatatatgtacttaaaaaatatatacattaatagaaaaaaatatataataatataacttattatataacatgtaaattataataaaacttTCAAAAAACATCCCTTTTACAAAAAAGGAATacgaataaattaaaaaaaaaagaaagaacattttttttttttttttcttaaaatttgtattttattttattttattttattctttttttttttttttttttttttttggtatgtggattattaaaaaaatgtgaaaaaagaaatatcgATATTGTGTGTTATGCTCATACGAATTtgaatgtttatatatattattaaaaattatttacattgtattattatgaatgGATTAtgcattataatttattcatattataaatataaaaattcaatGTTTAAGCTATTCTGCAAGTTAAAGTAATAatttatgatattattattattatgttatataatttatattataaaaagtcatttattttttttacaaatgtTTTACACACACATAATTGTAtcaattatatgaattaaaaaaaaaaaaaaaaaaaaaaattatatataaatatatatatatgtatatacattattaataattataacatgTACATAcactaaattttttaattgtaagtatgaatttttttttttttttttttttttttaagaatttAAAGCATGTGCAATGACAgcaatcataaaaataaatattgaaGATATTGTTAATAAGAATATAGATAATAGAGGGTTAACAGACCAAAGGCTTTTAATTAAATAGAATAATTGAGTAAGAACTACTGATGTAATAGCTCCCGTAATTATTGTAAATATagaattaattattttaaataagatTGAATATATTGTAGGgattaatacatttttattactgaatatatatataactttattttttaggtTATCTAAAGAATTGTTTATTTttccaaaaaaatatttacaatctacatttttgttttcaaaaatatttttcatatatttatgaattatatttttttcattcgtAAAAACTTTCTTATAAtctgtatttattatatcatatttatattttttaatatgtgtacatattttatcaattttatttgattcattccattttgaattatataatgcTAGTTCCGTACCCAaaatttcattaaaaaaagatagaCCTTCATTGGTttcattattactattattagaATTAGAAGACGAATTATTATTAGCTGTCTGTTGATTTATTACTACTAATGTATCATATTCTGCTAAGGATCTactatatgttatttttgtgtatattttttggcaattattttttatatataattttttaaaggtgtcctacaaaaaaaaaaaaaaaataataaaaataaaaaaaaaaaaattaaaaattaaaaaataaaaaataaaaaaataaaaattaaaaaaatatataatgatatattcatatatataatgcacATAGAactttgtttttatattatagttGTCTTACGTAATGGAGTAATAGCAAAACTATATATGTAATGGTTCTTAAAATTAATTTCATACTTGAAAAAGacatttttgtaatattatgatgtcatatatatatatatatatatgtatgtttgtttgtttgtattttttaaggTAAAATGTATATAGGTAACAATAGAAggaaacaaaatattatatatatatatatatttatacatatgtataattaacAAAACAatatcaatataaaaaaaaattaagaaaaaaatttatttttatttttcatatgataattaaatatttttatttacttaaaatatatttttattggaggataaaaattattaagatGATTGATTTAATctgtataataatacattatacAAATAGGAagctttatatttttacaattttttttttttttcactatAAAATCATTAAggaaaatttataataactaTAAATtctattgttattatattttttcttgaatctaattaaattatatatataaaaaaaaaaaatatatatatatatatatatatttttttaaggatacattttaaaataatttatctcatacttgtttttttttttttttttttttttttttttttttgttctgttttttttttatagtatattatatttaaataaatatattgactaaaattataattaaaaaatatgagtaaatggaataattaaattttttaaataaaaaaaaaaaaaaaaaaaacttatatataatattatatattatatataataatatatatatgtgaatatataattgatttttcatatattttaaaattttgtttcagaataattctttaaatatatatatagcaatataatgaataaatatattatttctttgtatacatatgtaataaaatatattttaaaaatgaaaaaaattataaaagatataagaCCTCTTtcaattaattataaatattatatatattatatacatatttatttttatatttttttatatttttttatttattttatatttttttttttttacatgtaataaataattaaaaaaaaatatatattattattgaaataaaatatcaaaCAAGAATTATTTCATGCAtacatttaattaaaaattattttttttttttgaagaaaaACGAAATTTAGCgcataaaaaatacaataaaatttatattttttaaagaggatgtaaataaattatgaaaaaagaaagtgatgattaaaaaaaaataacaaagtgtacttttatattttacataaattTGGAATATGTATTcaaagtatatattataaaagtttaagattaaagaaataattataacttaaatatttaattatatttatttattgaaaaataaattattttttatattattttattttttttttttttttatgtcttgtataaataatgaagatgaaTTGATTCAAATAAATTGATTACTGTATGAAATTATAAtagtacatataaataaaaaaaaatattacgtagacatatatatatacatatatatatatattaaacataagaaatatataattttgaaaaaCCCATGATATCtttaatataaagaatatgaaTACATTCAAATAGAAAAAAGATCATGTgtactattatataaattttgttataaatataaagtgGCATGAggaaatatttatcataaaattttaacatgttattaaaattaatattattgttgttcATGTACACACTATAATAAAAGCAATTTTTCAATTCCAAGGAAATATATTACTTGTAATATtggtttatatattcatattttaaaaaatattttctttatttatataaatgtatgaaGGTAATTATAAAGGGGGTGATAACAAACATGTATATGTGATAAAATACTTGTACACTGATAAAAGTACAtttgtatgtttttttttttttttttatatttattttttgtcttatttttttgtgcATAATGCTCCatgaataaaatgaaaaaaatagatGCAATGAAACATTTGTTAAATAATCAgctattatttataaataagaaaaataaaataatttgatatatataacgaaaaaagaaaaaaaaaatatatataaataa from the Plasmodium falciparum 3D7 genome assembly, chromosome: 14 genome contains:
- a CDS encoding acyl-CoA binding protein, which translates into the protein MAQVFEECVSFINGLPRTINLPNELKLDLYKYYKQSTIGNCNIKEPSAHKYIDRKKYEAWKSVENLNREDAQKRYVDIVSEIFPYWQDGE